The segment ACGTCGCCCGCTGCTGCCGGCTCGCGATCGAGGCCGAGGCAACCCTCATCGCCGGCGAGGTCATCAACGTCGGCTCCGGCGAAGACCGCACCGTCCTGGACGTCGCTCGCGACCTGGCCGAGACGGTCGATCGGGCCGAGGTCGAACCCGAGATCGCCGGCAAGTACCGCGTCGGCGACATCCGTCACTGCTTCGCCGACATCTCCAAAGCCCGTCGTCTTCTTGGATTCCAGCCCGAAGTCGCCTGGACCAACGGCATTCGCGAGCTGGCCCTCTGGCTCGACGGCCAACGCCACGCCACCGAAACCACCGCCGCCCCCGCCCGCATCCGCGCCGCCCACGACGAACTCACCCGCCACGGCCTCGCAGTCTGAGCGCACGATCGGGTCACTCGTCAAACGACGCGCAGCATCACGATGCCCTCGAATCGAAGCCGTGGGCAGAGCGCAGCGTCGCCCCGGGCTCTCGGAAACAAAACCCCACCAGCAGCAACACCAGCACCCCAAACCACGACTACGAATCCCCCGTGGCGACCGGCACCGCACAGCAAAACGAGCCGATCCTCGGGATTCTCGAATGGTTTCGCCCCGGCGAACACGCCCGCGTCGAACGCGCACTCGACGCCCTGGACAAACTGAAGATCCGGTACCTCCGCACCGGCATCAGCTGGGCCGACTGGATGACGCCCGAAGGCCGACCCTGGTACGAGTGGCTGCTCCCGACGCTGGCGAGCCGCGTCGACGTGCTCCCGTGCTTCAACTACACGCCGCCCAGCCTGAACGATCACAACGCGACCAACGCTCCGCCACGCCGGCTCGAAGAGTTCGGCGACTTCGTCTGCTATTGCATCGAACTGTTCGGAGACCACTTCGACTGGGTCGAGGTCTGGAAC is part of the Planctomycetota bacterium genome and harbors:
- a CDS encoding NAD-dependent dehydratase; the encoded protein is MATGTAQQNEPILGILEWFRPGEHARVERALDALDKLKIRYLRTGISWADWMTPEGRPWYEWLLPTLASRVDVLPCFNYTPPSLNDHNATNAPPRRLEEFGDFVCYCIELFGDHFDWVEVWN